One genomic region from Leptolyngbyaceae cyanobacterium JSC-12 encodes:
- a CDS encoding hypothetical protein (IMG reference gene:2510096291): MPPDPHISIASFACALSNLVALSQNTGKPETIFDLTEPLLLVVQVEFSGSGAIALMPLQLAIQVEFYAKTCKRNEDLELGNIAIATTAKQFLYTPTLELATGLGALAALPDKAYTISALIRIGAKGHPALITGFIEGLFIQTYE; this comes from the coding sequence ATGCCCCCTGACCCCCACATCAGTATTGCATCCTTTGCCTGCGCCTTATCTAACCTGGTTGCCCTATCCCAGAACACTGGGAAACCAGAGACAATTTTTGATCTGACAGAACCGTTGCTCTTAGTGGTGCAGGTGGAGTTTTCTGGTTCTGGGGCGATCGCGCTCATGCCACTACAATTGGCTATCCAGGTCGAGTTTTATGCCAAAACGTGTAAACGTAACGAAGATTTAGAACTTGGCAACATTGCGATCGCAACCACCGCCAAACAGTTTCTCTATACTCCTACTCTAGAGCTAGCTACAGGACTTGGAGCACTCGCAGCCTTGCCCGATAAAGCCTACACAATTTCTGCCCTGATTCGGATTGGAGCAAAAGGGCATCCCGCATTGATTACGGGATTCATCGAAGGGCTTTTCATTCAAACATACGAATGA